A portion of the Leifsonia sp. EB41 genome contains these proteins:
- a CDS encoding glycosyltransferase family 4 protein, which produces MTATRTAHRDVRLYEVVRSAHLERAHDFEPATIIYRDRRYDYDASLEPGLDLTQAGDVRAARIIARSHVQTLEVNEPLMLSAARRTALSVAAVRAVDALRGSHTSIVSYAIENLEPPRATGPRGRIGRWGRMRLARYVHRNIDRLAFGTDAAWDLYHDTFSAGRRQSTRIIPALPSAAEGGGTGQREAVVGFLGAFDERKGLRELLAAWPHVRAVRPDARLVLLGKGPLQPLAEDAADDDPSISLVVDPPRSAIPAALRSVKALALPSQPRERWREQVGLPIVEGLANGCVIVTTQESGLSSWLAAEGHHVVPSDAGPETLAAALVAALDDPRTPQEVLDALPLVDGRRAADQWLFERAIA; this is translated from the coding sequence ATGACCGCGACCCGGACCGCACATCGTGATGTGCGGCTGTACGAAGTCGTCAGATCGGCGCATCTCGAGCGGGCGCACGACTTCGAGCCGGCGACCATCATCTACCGCGACCGGCGCTACGACTACGACGCGTCCCTCGAGCCCGGCCTCGACCTGACCCAGGCGGGCGACGTCAGGGCGGCGCGCATCATTGCCCGCTCGCACGTCCAGACGCTGGAGGTCAACGAGCCGCTCATGCTGTCCGCGGCACGCCGCACCGCGCTCTCCGTCGCCGCCGTGCGCGCCGTCGACGCACTGCGCGGAAGCCACACCTCGATCGTGAGCTATGCCATCGAGAACCTCGAACCGCCACGGGCGACCGGGCCGCGCGGGCGGATCGGACGGTGGGGGCGGATGCGTCTGGCCCGCTACGTCCACCGCAACATCGACCGGCTCGCTTTCGGCACCGACGCGGCCTGGGACCTCTACCACGACACCTTCTCGGCCGGCCGGCGGCAGTCGACCCGGATCATCCCCGCCCTGCCCTCCGCGGCCGAGGGCGGCGGGACCGGGCAGCGCGAGGCGGTCGTCGGGTTCCTCGGCGCCTTCGACGAGCGCAAAGGTCTCCGGGAACTGCTGGCGGCGTGGCCGCACGTGCGTGCCGTACGGCCGGACGCCCGGCTCGTGCTCCTGGGCAAAGGCCCCCTCCAGCCGCTCGCCGAGGACGCCGCCGACGACGACCCGTCGATCTCGCTGGTCGTCGACCCGCCGCGCTCGGCGATACCCGCGGCGCTCCGTTCGGTCAAAGCGCTCGCCCTGCCGTCGCAGCCGCGCGAACGCTGGCGCGAGCAGGTCGGCCTCCCCATCGTCGAAGGCCTGGCGAACGGGTGCGTCATCGTCACGACCCAGGAGAGCGGCCTCAGTTCCTGGCTGGCGGCGGAAGGCCACCACGTCGTCCCGTCGGACGCCGGCCCGGAGACTCTCGCGGCCGCCCTGGTCGCCGCGCTCGACGACCCCCGCACGCCGCAGGAGGTCCTCGACGCGCTTCCCCTGGTGGACGGCCGGCGGGCGGCCGACCAGTGGCTGTTCGAGCGCGCCATCGCATGA
- a CDS encoding glycosyltransferase family 2 protein, with amino-acid sequence MAASGLPSELDGLAVVVVNYGSSGLLARTLGSVAAALPEAVVVVVDNFSTKEELASLRSLASTHGWDVVASAENVGFGSGMNAGVARAGELGARRFLLLNPDATIDRASVAALAQRSAVEPLALLSPVVRRSDGTPWSVGADVYLRDGRIRSAARRGTVPGERVPWLSGACLLVTAELWDAVGGFADEYFLYWEDVDLSLRVTRAGGTLSLVEEATAVHDEGGTQGTDGSRSGARKSATYYYYNIRNRLLFAARNLPPETVRAWRRSTVPVAWEILLQGGRRQFLTSTEAVRAGWRGARDGLRLSRTPRHPDRPRTTEPTSR; translated from the coding sequence ATGGCAGCCTCAGGCCTTCCCAGCGAGCTCGACGGGCTCGCGGTGGTGGTGGTGAACTACGGGTCGTCCGGCCTGCTCGCCCGGACGCTGGGCTCCGTCGCGGCCGCGCTCCCCGAGGCCGTCGTCGTGGTCGTGGACAACTTCTCGACGAAGGAGGAGCTCGCGAGCCTGCGCTCGCTGGCCTCCACGCACGGCTGGGACGTCGTGGCGTCCGCCGAGAACGTCGGCTTCGGGTCCGGGATGAACGCGGGTGTCGCGCGCGCCGGGGAGCTCGGCGCGCGCCGGTTCCTGCTGCTCAACCCCGACGCCACGATCGACCGTGCGAGCGTGGCGGCGCTGGCCCAGCGCTCCGCGGTCGAGCCGCTCGCGCTGCTCTCGCCTGTCGTCAGACGCTCGGACGGCACGCCGTGGTCCGTGGGCGCCGACGTGTACCTGAGGGACGGGCGCATCCGATCCGCCGCGCGCCGCGGCACCGTGCCGGGCGAGCGGGTTCCCTGGCTGAGCGGCGCGTGCCTGCTCGTGACCGCGGAGCTCTGGGACGCCGTGGGCGGCTTCGCCGACGAATACTTCCTCTACTGGGAGGACGTCGACCTGTCGCTCCGCGTCACCCGCGCCGGCGGGACGCTGTCGCTGGTCGAGGAGGCCACTGCCGTCCACGACGAAGGCGGCACGCAGGGCACGGACGGGTCCCGCTCCGGCGCCCGCAAGTCGGCGACGTACTACTACTACAACATCCGGAACCGGCTGCTGTTCGCGGCCAGGAACCTGCCGCCGGAGACCGTCCGCGCGTGGCGCCGGTCCACCGTCCCCGTCGCGTGGGAGATCCTGCTGCAGGGCGGCCGCCGTCAGTTCCTGACCTCGACCGAGGCCGTACGCGCCGGATGGCGGGGAGCCAGGGACGGCCTTCGGCTGTCCCGCACTCCCCGCCATCCTGATCGTCCGAGGACTACTGAGCCGACTTCGCGCTGA
- a CDS encoding glycosyltransferase, translated as MATTRRRSVLVAHPSAELYGSDRVMLETVAALTARGERVVVAVPGDGPLLAEARRRGATAEIVRFPVLRKRLLSPSGLARLAVAVPTAIVRAIRMIRRHRVDAVYVSTLTIPVWLVAARLSGRAAVCHVHEAEAAARPIMKRALSTPLLLAQAIATNSDFSAGVLAEPYPSLSARTTVVLNAVDGPPASTPPREALTDPVRLVYVGRLSERKGVDLCVEAVKLLADRGRDAVLDIVGDVFDGYEWFAEQLRQYVADNGLEERVRFLGFRPNVWDELDAADIALVPSRLDEPFGNTAVEAVLARRPVVVSETSGLREAAAGYPSAVFVRPGDAAAVADAVERIADDWDSFRRSAESARDDAAERHSRERYDAAILAVIDRADPHDGGHF; from the coding sequence ATGGCCACCACCCGGCGACGATCGGTGCTCGTCGCGCACCCCAGCGCAGAGCTCTACGGATCCGACAGGGTGATGCTCGAGACGGTGGCCGCGCTCACCGCCCGCGGCGAGCGCGTGGTCGTGGCGGTGCCGGGCGATGGGCCGCTGCTGGCGGAGGCCCGCCGGCGTGGGGCCACCGCGGAGATCGTCCGCTTCCCGGTGCTCCGCAAGCGGCTGCTCTCCCCGTCCGGGCTGGCCCGGCTCGCCGTCGCGGTGCCCACGGCGATCGTGCGCGCGATCCGGATGATCCGCCGGCACAGGGTCGACGCGGTCTACGTCAGCACGCTGACCATCCCGGTCTGGCTGGTCGCTGCCCGGCTGAGCGGCCGTGCGGCGGTGTGCCACGTCCACGAGGCGGAGGCGGCGGCACGCCCGATCATGAAGCGCGCCCTCTCCACTCCGCTCCTGCTCGCCCAGGCGATCGCCACGAACAGTGACTTCAGCGCGGGCGTGCTCGCCGAGCCGTATCCGTCGCTCAGCGCCCGGACCACAGTGGTGCTCAACGCCGTCGACGGGCCGCCGGCCTCGACGCCGCCGCGCGAGGCGCTGACCGACCCGGTCCGGCTCGTCTACGTCGGCCGGCTGTCGGAGCGCAAGGGCGTCGACCTCTGCGTCGAGGCCGTGAAGCTTCTCGCCGACCGCGGGCGTGACGCCGTCCTGGACATCGTCGGCGACGTCTTCGACGGCTACGAGTGGTTCGCCGAGCAGCTCCGGCAGTACGTCGCCGACAACGGGCTGGAGGAGCGGGTGCGCTTCCTCGGCTTCCGGCCGAACGTGTGGGACGAGCTCGACGCAGCGGACATCGCCCTGGTGCCCTCCCGGCTCGACGAGCCGTTCGGCAACACGGCCGTCGAGGCGGTGCTCGCCCGCAGGCCCGTCGTGGTCTCGGAGACCTCGGGACTGCGGGAGGCCGCAGCCGGCTATCCGTCGGCCGTCTTCGTCCGCCCCGGCGACGCCGCGGCCGTCGCCGACGCGGTCGAACGGATCGCAGACGACTGGGACTCCTTCCGGCGCAGCGCGGAGTCCGCGCGCGACGACGCCGCCGAACGCCACTCCCGCGAACGCTACGACGCCGCGATCCTGGCGGTGATCGATCGCGCCGACCCCCACGACGGGGGTCATTTTTGA
- a CDS encoding glycosyl transferase — protein sequence MTGRPLVVLQSFPDPRPTTNPYIVMLAEAIRRQPGVRLRTFSWRNALLTRYDVFHVHWPEILLEGRTPLRALVRQLLTGVLLLRIALLRTPVVRTVHNLELPDGLGRRQRFLLARLDRLTSLRIVLNEHTPVPTESEAVTILHGHYREWFRDVPRRPQVDGRLAYFGLIRRYKNVQALVRAFSGLPADSSLQVGGRPSTPELAAEIAELASGDDRIELTFAFLSDEELVGIASAAQLVVLPYREMHNSGGALAALSLDRPVLVPDNDVNRALAQEVGDRWVRRYSDSLTTQTLDRVLADLRADPPDGRPDLSARDWSTVGAAHVTAYRRALEPASARSAAAATTQPRRYSW from the coding sequence GTGACCGGCCGCCCGCTCGTCGTGCTGCAGTCGTTCCCGGACCCGCGGCCCACCACCAACCCGTACATCGTCATGCTCGCCGAGGCGATCCGCCGGCAGCCGGGCGTCCGGCTGAGGACGTTCTCCTGGCGCAACGCCCTGCTGACGCGGTACGACGTCTTCCACGTCCACTGGCCGGAGATCCTGCTCGAAGGGCGCACTCCCCTGCGCGCGCTCGTGCGGCAGCTCCTCACGGGCGTGCTGCTGCTCCGGATCGCGCTCCTGCGCACCCCGGTGGTCCGGACGGTGCACAACCTCGAGCTGCCGGACGGCCTCGGCCGCCGGCAGCGTTTCCTGCTCGCCCGGCTGGACCGGCTCACCTCGTTGCGGATCGTGCTCAACGAGCACACCCCGGTGCCGACGGAGTCGGAGGCCGTGACCATCCTGCACGGGCACTACCGCGAGTGGTTCCGCGATGTGCCGCGCCGTCCGCAGGTCGACGGCCGGCTGGCGTACTTCGGGCTCATCCGGCGCTACAAGAACGTCCAGGCCCTCGTGCGCGCCTTCTCCGGGCTGCCCGCCGACTCCAGCCTCCAGGTCGGCGGCCGGCCGTCGACCCCCGAGCTCGCCGCGGAGATCGCGGAACTCGCGAGCGGTGACGACCGCATCGAGCTGACGTTCGCGTTCCTCAGCGACGAGGAGCTCGTCGGCATCGCCAGCGCCGCCCAGCTCGTCGTGCTCCCGTACCGCGAGATGCACAACTCGGGAGGAGCCCTCGCGGCCCTCTCGCTCGACCGGCCCGTGCTGGTCCCCGACAACGACGTCAACCGTGCGCTCGCGCAGGAGGTCGGCGACCGCTGGGTGCGCCGCTACTCCGACAGCCTGACGACGCAGACGCTCGACCGGGTCCTCGCGGACCTGCGGGCGGACCCGCCGGACGGACGGCCCGACCTGTCGGCGCGCGACTGGTCCACGGTCGGCGCGGCGCACGTCACCGCCTACCGCCGCGCGCTGGAGCCCGCGTCCGCCCGCTCCGCCGCGGCGGCGACGACTCAGCCGCGCCGGTACTCCTGGTAG
- a CDS encoding oligosaccharide flippase family protein: MTRGLGVSRAVSSTALTKVLVMGASGLIGLFTSRLIITHFGTDAYAQYGLLSTLSTLLPFADLGMAAVVINAIAGSAAPRTDPMVRRSITTALRILIVAGAIIALGALVITLLGWWPVILGSGLTPGSGSIAAFLCLAVFGITLPLTVGQRILVGLDKTTLQTATQFVVAPFMFLSIALLIVLAVPADSFLAVLSYIASGLVSVICLVLAARSLHPQVGAAFRAVPRIRREPNVAAFGLAWPMLAQMLALPIAMQTDRLLLSHLTHGTELAQYNLATQLYGMILQTIAAAGVAFWPVYARARTAARVESPFRPTLVFTAGGLLVALLLTAVLPWVTQFVSSGKLTLDGWLIGGYIAFVAVQAAKYPIGMYMTDQRGLTFQVLPIVIMVPINLGISWWLTLAIGAGGPIIGSAVAVLLCQVIPNFWYVRRDLARRRAEAAAAPEEPASDDALPRMGD, translated from the coding sequence ATGACGCGCGGGCTCGGCGTCTCGCGCGCGGTGTCCTCCACCGCGCTGACCAAGGTGCTCGTGATGGGCGCCTCCGGCCTCATCGGGCTTTTCACGAGCCGCCTGATCATCACGCACTTCGGCACGGACGCCTACGCCCAGTACGGCCTGCTCTCGACGCTCTCCACGCTGCTCCCCTTCGCCGACCTCGGCATGGCCGCGGTGGTCATCAACGCCATCGCGGGCTCGGCGGCGCCCCGGACGGACCCGATGGTGCGGCGCTCGATCACCACCGCCCTGCGCATCCTCATCGTCGCCGGCGCGATCATCGCGCTCGGCGCCCTCGTGATCACCCTGCTGGGCTGGTGGCCGGTCATCCTGGGCTCCGGGCTGACGCCGGGCTCCGGGAGCATCGCGGCCTTCCTCTGCCTGGCGGTGTTCGGGATCACCCTGCCGCTGACCGTCGGCCAGCGCATCCTGGTCGGGCTGGACAAGACGACCCTCCAGACCGCGACGCAGTTCGTGGTCGCTCCGTTCATGTTCCTCTCGATCGCCCTGCTCATCGTGCTGGCGGTCCCGGCCGACAGCTTCCTCGCCGTGCTCTCGTACATCGCGAGCGGACTCGTGTCGGTCATCTGCCTGGTCCTGGCCGCACGGTCCCTGCACCCGCAGGTCGGAGCGGCGTTCCGCGCCGTCCCCCGGATCCGGCGCGAGCCCAACGTGGCGGCCTTCGGACTCGCGTGGCCGATGCTGGCGCAGATGCTCGCCCTCCCGATCGCGATGCAGACCGACCGCCTCCTGCTCAGCCATCTCACGCACGGCACCGAGCTCGCCCAGTACAACCTGGCGACGCAGCTCTACGGGATGATCCTCCAGACGATCGCCGCGGCGGGGGTCGCGTTCTGGCCGGTGTACGCGCGTGCGCGCACAGCCGCCCGGGTGGAGTCCCCGTTCCGGCCGACCCTGGTCTTCACCGCGGGCGGCCTCCTGGTAGCGCTCCTCCTGACGGCGGTGCTGCCGTGGGTGACCCAGTTCGTCTCCAGCGGGAAGCTCACGCTCGATGGCTGGCTGATCGGCGGCTACATCGCCTTCGTCGCTGTGCAGGCCGCGAAGTACCCCATCGGGATGTACATGACCGATCAGCGCGGCCTGACGTTCCAGGTGCTCCCGATCGTCATCATGGTCCCGATCAACCTCGGCATCTCCTGGTGGCTGACGCTCGCGATCGGCGCGGGCGGGCCCATCATCGGCTCGGCGGTCGCGGTGCTGCTCTGCCAGGTCATCCCGAACTTCTGGTATGTGCGACGCGACCTCGCGCGGCGGCGCGCCGAGGCCGCCGCCGCGCCGGAGGAGCCGGCCTCCGACGACGCCCTGCCCAGGATGGGGGACTAG
- a CDS encoding right-handed parallel beta-helix repeat-containing protein, which produces MAAAIALPAGMGVAAAVAAPAPLVSDSFTRTVGSGWGTANAGGAYSLTNASASSVSAGKGVFTFARPGTSASSVLRSVSASDVTSSVKFTVPVLPTKGSGISAALQERVSGSSRYEAMIRFTASKTITLQIRRIDGSADTHIVAERQVASNVTAGTAYTLDFAATGSSPVSLKARVTPDGATPGAWQATGTDSSAKRLSSGSVGIWSYLSKSSTPAKVVVDDLTATSGAPSAPATSTPTPSTPATTPTATPTPSATPTVTPTTPAAPSAPSTPSAPSGASNGVSTTGARHAVGSAAIGSTNYAIPSGAVFASATAGAGGNGSQSSPFATAQAAVNAAPNGATVVLRGGTYHETVAVPSGKKLTIQNYPGEAVWFDGSQSWGGWSASGSSWVSGGYNYAFDTSPSFSGGLSDASRYLSPSYPMAATPDQVFVDGVSQRQVSSRSAVVAGTFYADKTAKQLVLGTNPNGHSVRVSTLQQAMTIQGAGTTVRGIGFERYAVSAKQMGAVTAQVDGITLENLTIVDNATIGLYTWGTNNTLRNLTIARNGMLGAGANGAYGLQASGLLVADNNSEHFKQEPVSGGLKITRTRTVSVTNSAFLRNATTGLWLDESVYDATIAGNDFVSNGGDGMEAELSAHVTVANNVANDNTGNGIRLFDTSDSAIWNNTAQRNNRNIALMQDARRETNLSVPGHDPKRPQPDPTFTWVLGNISISNNVLADAKGIAQFTVEDQAHVLSAGSMNLTVNGNLYHRTTAGSPSVDIDWQLTPTSMKGYATAAAFAAATGQDSASQSVTGASPMTAQPTSTARPLPSSIASVVGQPTGTVHLGSW; this is translated from the coding sequence GTGGCGGCCGCGATCGCTCTCCCCGCCGGGATGGGCGTCGCTGCCGCCGTCGCCGCGCCCGCCCCCCTCGTCTCCGACTCGTTCACCCGGACCGTCGGCTCGGGCTGGGGCACCGCCAACGCCGGCGGCGCGTACTCGCTGACGAACGCGTCCGCGAGCTCAGTCTCGGCCGGCAAAGGCGTCTTCACGTTCGCCAGGCCCGGCACCAGCGCCAGCTCGGTTCTGCGCTCGGTCTCGGCCTCCGACGTGACGTCCTCGGTCAAATTCACCGTCCCGGTGCTGCCCACGAAGGGCTCCGGCATCTCCGCCGCCCTCCAGGAGCGCGTGTCGGGCTCCAGCCGATATGAGGCGATGATCCGCTTCACCGCATCGAAGACGATCACGCTGCAGATCCGCCGGATCGACGGCTCGGCCGACACGCACATCGTCGCAGAGCGCCAGGTCGCTTCGAACGTGACCGCCGGCACCGCGTACACGCTCGACTTCGCCGCCACCGGTTCGTCGCCGGTGTCGCTCAAGGCCCGCGTCACGCCCGACGGAGCCACTCCCGGCGCCTGGCAGGCCACCGGCACCGACTCCAGCGCCAAGCGCCTGAGCAGCGGTTCCGTCGGCATCTGGTCGTACCTGTCCAAGAGCTCGACGCCAGCCAAGGTCGTCGTGGACGACCTGACCGCGACCTCGGGCGCTCCGTCCGCCCCGGCGACGAGCACCCCCACTCCGAGCACGCCGGCCACGACGCCCACCGCCACCCCGACCCCGTCGGCAACGCCGACCGTCACCCCGACCACTCCGGCCGCCCCCTCGGCTCCGTCGACGCCGTCGGCTCCGTCCGGCGCGTCGAACGGCGTCTCGACGACCGGCGCCCGCCACGCGGTGGGCTCGGCCGCCATCGGCTCGACCAACTACGCCATCCCCTCCGGCGCGGTCTTCGCCTCGGCGACCGCCGGCGCCGGCGGCAACGGCAGCCAGTCCAGCCCGTTCGCCACGGCCCAGGCCGCGGTGAACGCCGCACCGAACGGTGCGACCGTCGTCCTGCGCGGCGGCACCTACCACGAGACCGTGGCCGTGCCCTCCGGCAAGAAGCTCACCATCCAGAACTACCCCGGTGAGGCCGTCTGGTTCGACGGCAGCCAGAGCTGGGGCGGCTGGAGCGCGTCCGGGTCCAGCTGGGTCTCCGGCGGCTACAACTACGCCTTCGACACCAGCCCGTCGTTCAGCGGCGGTCTGAGCGACGCGTCGCGGTACCTCTCGCCGTCGTACCCGATGGCGGCGACGCCCGACCAGGTGTTCGTCGACGGCGTCTCGCAGCGCCAGGTCTCCTCGCGCAGCGCCGTGGTCGCCGGCACGTTCTACGCCGACAAGACCGCGAAGCAGCTCGTCCTCGGCACCAACCCCAACGGGCACTCGGTGCGGGTCAGCACCCTCCAGCAGGCGATGACCATCCAGGGCGCGGGCACGACCGTGCGCGGAATCGGCTTCGAGCGCTACGCCGTCTCGGCGAAGCAGATGGGCGCCGTCACTGCCCAGGTCGACGGCATCACGCTGGAGAACCTGACGATCGTGGACAACGCGACCATCGGCCTCTACACCTGGGGCACGAACAACACCCTGCGCAACCTGACGATCGCCCGCAACGGGATGCTCGGCGCCGGTGCGAACGGCGCCTACGGCCTCCAGGCCAGCGGACTGCTCGTGGCGGACAACAACAGCGAGCACTTCAAGCAGGAGCCCGTCTCCGGCGGCCTCAAGATCACGCGCACCCGCACCGTCTCGGTCACGAACAGCGCCTTCCTGCGCAACGCGACGACCGGACTGTGGCTGGACGAGTCGGTGTACGACGCGACCATCGCCGGCAACGACTTCGTCTCCAACGGAGGCGACGGCATGGAGGCGGAGCTCTCGGCGCACGTCACGGTGGCGAACAACGTCGCCAACGACAACACCGGCAACGGGATCCGGTTGTTCGACACCTCGGACAGCGCGATCTGGAACAACACCGCTCAGCGCAACAACCGGAACATCGCGCTCATGCAGGACGCGCGCCGCGAGACCAACCTCTCGGTGCCCGGCCACGACCCGAAGCGGCCGCAGCCGGACCCGACGTTCACCTGGGTGCTCGGCAACATCAGCATCTCGAACAACGTGCTGGCGGACGCGAAGGGCATCGCCCAGTTCACCGTGGAGGACCAGGCCCACGTCCTGTCCGCCGGATCGATGAACCTGACGGTCAACGGCAACCTGTACCACCGGACGACGGCGGGCTCGCCCTCCGTCGACATCGACTGGCAGCTGACGCCGACCTCGATGAAGGGCTACGCGACCGCCGCAGCGTTCGCCGCCGCGACCGGTCAGGACTCCGCGTCTCAGTCAGTCACCGGCGCGAGCCCGATGACGGCGCAGCCGACCTCGACGGCCCGGCCGCTCCCGTCCTCCATCGCGAGCGTGGTCGGCCAGCCGACCGGCACCGTGCACCTCGGCTCCTGGTGA
- a CDS encoding polysaccharide biosynthesis tyrosine autokinase, giving the protein MDLHQYLTAIRKRWITIVALTLIGGALGFAISSQITPVYRSTSSVFISARQGDNTSELLQGSTFAQNVVQSYAALATTDSVLRPAMDAVGYTGTTGAFASKITADTPINTVIINISADDPDPAMAQKMAGAVTSSLARAISAIAPVTTTHQPAITTSVIAPATLPKVPISPNRTLAILLGAGAGLALGLIYAVTRQLLDTRVRTSQDIQNVAELPVLGRIPRGRRRTDPLAVLASPGSAEAEAYRGLVSNLEFADLDRSIRVVVVSSPSVDDGKSTVSINLALAMAERVGRVLLVDADLRRPSVAALCQIEGSVGLTSVLVGRASLSEAVQQWGAPNLDVLAAGTIPSNPSQLLSSAAFSDLVRTMSTEYDFVVFDSVPLLTVTDTLPLARLTDGALITVRYNGTKRHDLQLALESLERVNAPVLGAVLNFVPAAPRSPYNAYVTPAANLSRSTAAARRASNSARTDRAVGWGAPDAVPPAVETTRPTEARAAAREPKQPSDRRRDTVQDDDPTADDTAISAENAYSSGRE; this is encoded by the coding sequence GTGGACCTGCATCAGTATTTGACAGCGATCCGCAAGCGCTGGATAACGATCGTCGCGCTGACGCTGATCGGCGGCGCGCTCGGGTTCGCCATCTCCTCGCAGATCACGCCCGTCTACCGCTCGACCTCCAGCGTGTTCATCTCCGCCCGGCAGGGCGACAACACTTCCGAGCTCCTCCAGGGGTCGACCTTCGCCCAGAACGTCGTGCAGTCGTACGCCGCGCTCGCGACGACCGACAGCGTCCTCCGGCCCGCGATGGACGCCGTGGGCTACACCGGGACCACCGGCGCGTTCGCCTCGAAGATCACCGCGGACACCCCGATCAACACGGTGATCATCAACATCTCCGCCGACGACCCCGACCCGGCGATGGCTCAGAAGATGGCCGGAGCGGTGACCAGCTCGCTCGCGAGGGCCATCAGCGCGATCGCCCCGGTGACGACGACCCACCAGCCCGCGATCACGACGTCCGTCATCGCACCGGCGACTCTGCCGAAGGTGCCGATCTCGCCGAACAGGACGCTCGCGATCCTCCTCGGCGCCGGCGCCGGCCTCGCACTCGGGCTGATCTACGCCGTCACCCGTCAGCTGCTCGACACGCGTGTGCGCACGAGCCAAGACATCCAGAACGTCGCCGAACTGCCGGTGCTGGGCCGCATCCCGCGCGGCCGGCGTCGCACCGACCCGCTGGCCGTGCTCGCGTCACCCGGGTCCGCCGAGGCGGAGGCCTACCGCGGGCTGGTCTCCAATCTGGAGTTCGCCGACCTCGACCGGTCGATCCGGGTCGTGGTCGTGTCCTCCCCCTCCGTCGACGACGGCAAGAGCACCGTCTCGATCAACCTCGCGCTCGCGATGGCGGAGCGCGTGGGGCGCGTGCTGCTGGTCGACGCCGACCTCCGCCGGCCCTCCGTCGCCGCGCTCTGCCAGATCGAGGGCTCGGTCGGGCTCACGTCGGTGCTCGTCGGACGCGCCTCGCTGTCCGAGGCCGTGCAGCAGTGGGGCGCCCCGAACCTCGACGTGCTGGCCGCCGGAACGATCCCGTCCAACCCGAGCCAGCTCCTGAGCTCCGCCGCCTTCTCCGACCTCGTGCGCACGATGTCGACCGAGTACGACTTCGTCGTCTTCGACTCCGTGCCGCTGCTCACAGTCACCGACACCCTGCCGTTGGCCCGCCTGACGGACGGCGCCCTGATCACGGTCCGGTACAACGGGACGAAGCGGCACGACCTCCAGCTCGCCCTGGAGTCGCTGGAGCGGGTCAACGCCCCGGTGCTCGGCGCCGTGCTCAACTTCGTTCCTGCTGCCCCGCGGAGCCCCTACAACGCCTACGTCACCCCTGCCGCGAACCTCTCCCGGTCGACGGCCGCGGCGCGGCGGGCGAGCAACTCGGCGCGCACCGACCGTGCGGTGGGCTGGGGCGCGCCGGACGCGGTTCCTCCGGCTGTGGAGACCACGCGCCCCACCGAGGCGCGCGCGGCCGCGCGCGAGCCGAAGCAGCCGTCGGACAGACGACGCGACACCGTGCAGGACGACGATCCCACGGCGGACGACACCGCGATCTCAGCGGAGAACGCGTACTCGTCCGGGCGTGAATGA
- a CDS encoding glycosyltransferase family 2 protein: protein MTIVHQIVIAVLTFRRPADIRAVLPVLAREAATVAGAEFDVRIQVVDNDASGSAEEAVAELAGRLGVHIDYTVEPTPGISAARNRALSTAIVDDVLIFIDDDERPEPGWLAALLDTWRATGAQAVVGPVTSIFEVAPDAWIEAGGFFVRRRLTTGQEVTVAATNNLLLQLGFVREHGLRFDLDFGITGGDDTMFTRELVAAGGRIVWCAEAMVVDVVPAARITHRWVMLRAFSSGNSWATTSAKLARTPAERLRAVASSSASGAARVALGCLRVAAGVVLRSLRHRARGARTIARGLGMVSGAFGYGYQEYRRG, encoded by the coding sequence ATGACAATCGTGCACCAGATCGTCATCGCTGTGCTCACATTCCGCAGGCCCGCCGACATCCGGGCGGTCCTGCCCGTGCTCGCGCGCGAAGCGGCGACCGTCGCCGGAGCGGAGTTCGACGTGCGCATCCAGGTGGTCGACAACGACGCGTCGGGTAGTGCAGAGGAGGCGGTCGCCGAACTCGCCGGCCGGCTCGGCGTGCACATCGACTACACCGTCGAGCCGACTCCCGGGATCTCGGCGGCACGCAACCGCGCGCTCTCGACCGCGATCGTCGACGACGTGCTGATCTTCATCGACGACGACGAGCGTCCCGAGCCGGGCTGGCTCGCCGCCCTCCTGGACACGTGGCGCGCGACCGGCGCGCAGGCCGTCGTCGGCCCGGTGACGTCGATCTTCGAGGTCGCCCCGGACGCCTGGATCGAGGCGGGCGGCTTCTTCGTCCGCCGGCGGCTGACGACCGGCCAGGAGGTCACGGTCGCCGCGACCAACAACCTTCTGCTCCAGCTCGGCTTCGTGCGGGAGCACGGTCTCCGCTTCGACCTCGACTTCGGGATCACCGGCGGGGACGACACGATGTTCACGCGCGAGCTGGTCGCCGCGGGCGGGCGCATCGTCTGGTGCGCGGAGGCCATGGTCGTGGACGTGGTGCCCGCCGCGCGAATCACGCACCGCTGGGTGATGCTGCGCGCGTTCAGCAGCGGCAACAGCTGGGCGACCACCTCGGCGAAGCTGGCGCGGACGCCGGCCGAGCGACTCCGCGCCGTGGCGTCGTCGAGCGCGTCGGGCGCCGCGCGCGTCGCGCTGGGCTGCCTGCGGGTGGCAGCCGGAGTCGTGCTGAGGTCCTTGCGCCACCGCGCCAGGGGAGCACGGACGATCGCCCGCGGCCTCGGGATGGTGTCCGGCGCCTTCGGGTACGGCTACCAGGAGTACCGGCGCGGCTGA